In Finegoldia magna ATCC 53516, a genomic segment contains:
- a CDS encoding IS3 family transposase — protein sequence MVKELKEKGYRLNYLLIAIDLPKSTYYFELNKVDKIKVKNRPIADKITEIFNLHKGRYGVRRVYMELINQGYVINHKKVQKIMHELKLFGKRSKEKYHSYKGKIGKVADNIINREFKADRPLQKWTTDVSEFKFSWGKCYISPILDMYSNEIISYDLSLSPNLKQISNMLRKAFSKFPKLNNLILHSDQGWQYQHKYYVNELKKHGIRQSMSRKGNCYDNSIMETFFGRLKNEVYYGCEKSYSSYEEFSKAIEEYIYYYNNERIQSKTKWMPPTKYRLASTTTN from the coding sequence ATTGTCAAAGAACTTAAAGAAAAAGGATACAGACTAAACTATCTTTTAATAGCGATTGATTTGCCAAAATCAACATACTACTTTGAACTGAATAAAGTGGATAAGATAAAAGTTAAGAATCGCCCTATCGCAGATAAAATAACCGAAATATTTAACTTGCACAAAGGAAGATATGGTGTAAGAAGAGTGTATATGGAGTTAATAAATCAAGGGTATGTAATAAATCATAAAAAAGTTCAAAAGATCATGCATGAGCTAAAACTATTTGGGAAAAGGTCTAAAGAGAAATATCACTCATATAAGGGAAAGATAGGTAAAGTTGCAGATAATATCATCAATAGAGAGTTCAAAGCAGACAGACCTTTACAAAAATGGACCACGGATGTATCTGAATTTAAATTTTCTTGGGGTAAATGCTACATATCTCCAATACTTGATATGTATAGCAATGAGATTATCTCATATGACTTATCTCTAAGTCCTAATTTAAAACAAATATCGAATATGTTAAGAAAAGCATTTAGCAAATTTCCAAAATTAAATAACTTGATACTACACTCAGATCAAGGTTGGCAATACCAACATAAATATTATGTTAATGAACTAAAAAAACATGGTATAAGACAATCAATGTCAAGAAAAGGGAATTGTTACGATAATTCTATTATGGAAACATTCTTTGGAAGATTAAAAAATGAAGTTTATTATGGCTGTGAAAAGAGCTATAGCTCCTATGAAGAATTTTCTAAAGCAATAGAAGAATACATCTATTATTACAATAACGAAAGAATTCAATCAAAAACAAAATGGATGCCACCTACAAAATATAGGTTAGCATCCACTACAACTAATTAA
- the cysK gene encoding cysteine synthase A, with translation MKNILDTIGDTRLVRLKNIGNGNIYVKVEKENATGSIKDRAALEMIRGAIDDGSLKPGMKIVEPTSGNTGIAIAMIGQNLGYDVTIVMPESMSIERRKLMQAYGATIILTGEGGMQTAVDKAKELEATGEYFMLNQFANPYNTLAHEKYTGPEIYSELPEVKGFIAGVGTGGTVTGVGHFLKEKNENVAVWAIEPEESALLSTGKAGGHKIQGIGANFVPEILDRDMLDEVITVKGDDALDMARRLAKEEGLLVGISSGANVFGALKMLEKVDGPIVTVLPDTGERYLSTELFKNEAN, from the coding sequence ATGAAAAATATTTTAGATACTATTGGAGATACAAGACTTGTTAGATTGAAAAACATAGGAAATGGAAACATTTATGTTAAGGTTGAAAAGGAAAATGCAACTGGTTCAATCAAGGACAGAGCAGCTCTTGAAATGATTAGAGGAGCTATTGATGATGGCTCATTAAAACCAGGAATGAAGATTGTTGAACCAACAAGTGGTAATACTGGTATTGCTATTGCAATGATTGGTCAAAATCTTGGATACGATGTTACAATTGTGATGCCAGAATCGATGTCTATCGAAAGACGCAAATTGATGCAAGCTTATGGTGCTACAATTATTTTGACTGGCGAAGGTGGTATGCAAACAGCTGTTGATAAGGCGAAGGAATTGGAAGCTACTGGCGAATATTTTATGCTAAATCAATTTGCAAATCCTTATAATACTTTGGCTCACGAAAAATACACAGGTCCTGAAATCTATTCCGAATTGCCAGAAGTTAAAGGATTTATTGCTGGTGTAGGAACAGGTGGAACTGTAACAGGTGTTGGTCATTTCTTAAAGGAAAAGAATGAAAATGTAGCTGTATGGGCAATTGAACCAGAAGAATCAGCGTTGTTGAGCACTGGAAAGGCTGGTGGACACAAAATCCAAGGAATTGGAGCAAACTTTGTTCCAGAAATTTTGGATAGGGATATGTTAGACGAAGTAATCACTGTTAAGGGTGACGATGCTTTGGATATGGCAAGGAGACTTGCAAAAGAAGAAGGACTTTTGGTGGGGATTTCTTCGGGCGCAAATGTATTTGGCGCTTTAAAAATGTTAGAGAAAGTTGATGGTCCGATAGTTACTGTTCTTCCAGACACTGGAGAAAGGTACTTGTCGACTGAATTATTTAAAAATGAGGCTAATTAA
- the epsC gene encoding serine O-acetyltransferase EpsC, whose product MRLIKRLSEYGDFILQEDPACRTKFEAIFMYPIVRALIYHRIANYFYRKKHTTLARFFSQRARRKTGIEIHPGATIGKNLFIDHAMAVVIGETAIVGDNCHFYHNVTLGGTGNEKEHQRHPIVGDNVVIGTGATVLGPIKIGDRAKIGAGAVVLSDVPSDCTAVGMPAKIIRHH is encoded by the coding sequence ATGAGGCTAATTAAAAGATTATCTGAATACGGTGATTTTATTTTACAAGAAGATCCTGCATGTCGCACGAAATTTGAAGCGATATTTATGTATCCAATCGTGAGGGCATTGATTTATCACAGAATTGCAAATTATTTTTACAGAAAAAAGCACACAACTCTAGCGAGGTTTTTCTCACAAAGAGCGAGGCGCAAAACAGGAATTGAAATTCATCCAGGAGCGACAATCGGCAAGAATCTGTTCATAGATCATGCGATGGCAGTTGTGATTGGTGAGACTGCGATTGTTGGTGATAATTGCCACTTCTACCATAATGTAACGCTTGGTGGTACTGGCAACGAAAAGGAGCACCAACGTCATCCGATTGTAGGTGATAATGTTGTAATTGGAACTGGAGCGACTGTTTTAGGGCCGATTAAAATTGGAGATCGTGCGAAAATCGGCGCAGGTGCAGTTGTTTTGAGTGATGTTCCAAGTGATTGCACAGCAGTTGGAATGCCTGCAAAAATAATAAGACACCATTAA
- a CDS encoding Crp/Fnr family transcriptional regulator encodes MEILKSELFKNFSQQEINQLLNSNFIYQKSYKKHQYIYKSGNTTDTFGLILKGKVRLEITNYWGSRMILSNRNKFQIIAESYAISGEKLIIDVVASEDCEILFINTNQIFANHNDYNHKLIKNLLLILSNDNYSLSQKLCQSSFKKIRQKLSVYLSSVALKKETNQFDIPFNRQELADYLNVDRSALSKELMEMKKEGLLDYNKNHFSLYKNFNEEYFYVI; translated from the coding sequence ATGGAAATATTAAAATCAGAATTATTCAAAAACTTCTCACAACAAGAGATCAATCAACTATTAAACTCAAATTTTATTTACCAAAAATCCTACAAAAAACACCAATACATTTACAAATCTGGAAACACAACAGACACATTTGGACTAATACTCAAAGGAAAAGTTAGATTAGAAATCACAAATTATTGGGGAAGTAGAATGATACTTTCAAACAGAAACAAATTCCAAATAATCGCAGAATCCTACGCAATCAGTGGCGAAAAATTAATCATAGACGTTGTCGCAAGTGAAGACTGTGAAATCCTGTTTATAAACACAAACCAAATTTTCGCAAATCACAACGACTACAACCACAAATTAATCAAAAATCTGCTACTCATACTATCAAACGATAACTATTCACTATCACAAAAACTTTGCCAATCCTCCTTCAAAAAAATTCGACAAAAACTATCCGTCTATCTAAGCTCAGTCGCACTAAAAAAAGAAACCAACCAATTCGACATACCATTTAATAGACAAGAACTTGCAGATTACCTAAACGTCGACAGAAGCGCACTATCAAAGGAACTAATGGAAATGAAAAAAGAAGGACTACTAGACTACAACAAAAACCACTTCTCACTCTATAAAAACTTCAACGAAGAATACTTTTACGTAATCTAG